From Pandoraea norimbergensis, the proteins below share one genomic window:
- a CDS encoding diguanylate cyclase domain-containing protein — protein sequence MPGHASTDTHVNGALHERSSSSPASAADAPVRRRRRPSLQGVLRRTHLRLAVSAVVLAAVSLTLVAWIALRVYAENNLLLLGRSLAYTVEAAVVFGDRVAAQEAIALIAHEEDVVQVRVLDARGAQFALWRRPDGGALATLERAVADVALPGPVTLPIRHDGDVVGHIEVQGQGHQFFVFLLSGVGGVLACLLVTFAVATVLAKRMHRDIVKPLRALAEVAHAVRRERAFHQRVAATPIAELKELGDDFNALLDEFEGWQNHLRAQNATLAHQANHDQLTGLPNRAYFESRLAQALVDAHELGTHVALLYLDSDRFKEINDHQGHDAGDAVLVAIAERLRQPLREGDLVARLGGDEFAVMLPGVRQTSNAVRLAQSLLVAMEKPIALPGGGEIVTSMSIGVALYPTHAPDAPALLRAADAAMYQAKRAGVGTWHVAESPKG from the coding sequence ATGCCGGGCCATGCGTCCACCGACACTCACGTCAACGGCGCCTTGCACGAGCGGTCATCGTCCTCACCTGCGAGTGCCGCCGATGCGCCCGTCAGACGTCGCCGTCGGCCATCGCTGCAAGGTGTCTTGCGCCGCACTCACTTGCGTCTCGCTGTCTCCGCCGTGGTGCTGGCCGCTGTCTCGCTGACGCTGGTGGCGTGGATCGCGCTGCGTGTCTATGCCGAGAACAATCTGCTGCTGCTGGGCCGCTCGCTTGCCTACACCGTCGAGGCGGCGGTGGTGTTCGGTGACCGCGTGGCAGCGCAGGAAGCCATTGCCCTCATCGCTCATGAAGAGGACGTCGTGCAGGTGCGCGTGCTCGATGCGCGTGGCGCGCAATTTGCCCTGTGGCGGCGGCCCGATGGCGGCGCACTGGCGACGCTGGAGCGCGCCGTGGCCGACGTGGCGTTGCCGGGGCCGGTCACGCTGCCGATTCGACATGACGGCGACGTCGTCGGTCATATCGAGGTGCAGGGGCAAGGGCATCAATTCTTCGTATTCCTATTGAGTGGCGTGGGCGGCGTGCTGGCGTGTTTGCTGGTGACGTTTGCCGTGGCGACGGTGCTGGCAAAGCGCATGCACCGCGATATCGTCAAACCGCTGCGCGCACTGGCTGAAGTGGCGCACGCGGTGCGGCGCGAGCGTGCGTTTCATCAACGCGTGGCGGCCACGCCCATTGCCGAACTCAAGGAGCTGGGCGACGACTTCAACGCGCTGCTCGATGAATTCGAAGGCTGGCAGAACCACCTGCGTGCGCAGAATGCGACGCTCGCCCATCAAGCCAATCACGATCAACTGACCGGCTTGCCAAATCGGGCTTATTTCGAATCGCGGCTCGCGCAGGCGCTGGTCGATGCCCACGAACTGGGCACACACGTCGCGCTGCTGTATCTGGATAGCGACCGTTTCAAAGAGATCAACGATCACCAGGGGCACGACGCCGGGGATGCGGTGCTCGTGGCGATTGCCGAGCGCCTGCGGCAGCCGCTGCGAGAGGGGGATCTGGTGGCGCGTCTGGGGGGCGACGAGTTCGCCGTGATGCTGCCCGGCGTGCGCCAGACGTCGAACGCCGTGCGCCTCGCGCAGAGCCTGCTGGTCGCCATGGAAAAGCCGATTGCGCTGCCCGGTGGCGGCGAGATCGTCACGTCGATGAGTATCGGTGTGGCGCTGTACCCGACGCACGCCCCGGACGCCCCGGCGCTGTTGCGCGCGGCGG
- a CDS encoding YfiR family protein, translated as MGSAAAQAPGGGVASGATAAPAASATANTREANVRQVVLGIISFTRWPTTPAKVRLCVSGNTDYARDLLAGPLPSAGLPVEAQRLPVGDPAVATSCDALYLGAVSDAERRQVLSSIAGHPMLTISERNDSCTLGTMFCLNIDADRVTFDINLDTVARSGVRVHPNVLKLARKPGTP; from the coding sequence ATGGGGTCCGCTGCTGCGCAAGCGCCGGGCGGCGGTGTTGCGTCAGGCGCTACCGCAGCACCGGCAGCGTCCGCGACGGCGAACACGCGCGAAGCCAACGTGCGGCAGGTGGTGCTGGGCATCATCAGTTTCACCCGCTGGCCCACCACGCCGGCCAAGGTGCGGCTGTGCGTGAGCGGCAACACCGACTATGCGCGCGATCTGCTCGCCGGCCCGTTGCCGAGCGCCGGCCTGCCGGTCGAGGCACAACGCCTGCCGGTGGGCGACCCCGCGGTTGCCACCTCGTGCGACGCCCTCTATCTCGGTGCCGTGAGCGACGCCGAACGCCGGCAAGTGCTGAGCAGTATCGCCGGCCACCCGATGCTCACGATCAGCGAGCGCAATGACTCGTGCACGCTTGGCACGATGTTCTGCCTGAACATCGACGCCGATCGTGTGACCTTCGACATCAACCTCGACACCGTCGCGCGCAGCGGCGTTCGTGTCCACCCCAATGTGCTGAAGCTGGCGCGCAAGCCGGGGACACCATGA
- a CDS encoding putative bifunctional diguanylate cyclase/phosphodiesterase — protein sequence MNDPVPRPVPDVQAELSRAALDSAPYAMFVCNDDGMIERMNTAFTRLTGYLPEHLLGQRSFLSLLDPSELARRRLPALASLSPNEDVPYDDEWHLLTHVRSWLPIRLALSCVEHAPGERRWVGIVLDLSQQVQVASRLWYVTHHDPVTRLPNQTLLNERLELAIHRCARQQVGLTVLLVELDHLRKLRSTFGPPTAELALRIAAERLREASGPEDALACLGSSQFVIVTNETGDAARLLASRIQTRLAQWADVDQNPVALDASIGAVSYPEHGNTPETLLRRAHLALAEASASGGGMRFFSSEMDAQARRRNELESLLRVAVNEQAHSQLHLVYQPQVSLADGEIRSAETLLRWRSPVRGAVGPAEFIPIAETSGLILPLGEWVIQTACREASRLLRRCGHLPRISVNVSAQQFARQDVVGMVERALLAHALEPRHLEIEITETVLLGDSSAAVGTLRALHDMGVEIAVDDFGTGYASLAYLTRFPIDRLKIDQTFVRDMLVHPPSLAIVNAVIAMAHSLGLRVTAEGVETQAQAQRLKELGCDEGQGYWFARPIDMHGLYHIVAPLGSGARR from the coding sequence ATGAACGATCCGGTGCCGCGCCCAGTGCCCGACGTACAGGCCGAGTTGAGTCGCGCTGCGCTCGACAGTGCCCCCTATGCCATGTTCGTTTGCAACGACGACGGCATGATCGAGCGCATGAACACGGCGTTCACCCGCCTGACGGGCTATTTGCCCGAGCACCTTCTCGGTCAACGCAGCTTCCTCTCCCTGCTCGATCCCTCGGAACTCGCTCGCCGCCGCCTCCCCGCGCTAGCAAGCCTGTCCCCCAACGAAGACGTGCCTTACGACGACGAGTGGCACCTGCTCACCCACGTGCGCAGCTGGCTGCCGATTCGTCTGGCGCTGTCGTGTGTGGAGCACGCGCCGGGCGAGCGCCGCTGGGTCGGCATCGTGCTCGATCTCTCGCAACAGGTTCAGGTCGCGTCCCGGCTCTGGTATGTCACCCACCACGACCCCGTCACCCGCCTGCCGAACCAGACCCTGCTGAACGAACGGCTCGAACTGGCCATCCATCGCTGCGCCCGCCAACAGGTCGGGCTGACGGTGCTGCTCGTCGAACTCGATCACCTTCGCAAGCTGCGCAGCACATTCGGCCCACCCACCGCCGAACTCGCGCTACGCATCGCCGCCGAGCGGCTGCGCGAGGCGAGCGGGCCGGAAGACGCGCTGGCATGCCTCGGCAGCAGCCAGTTCGTCATCGTGACGAACGAAACCGGCGACGCGGCCCGCCTGCTGGCATCGCGCATTCAGACGCGTCTCGCCCAATGGGCCGATGTCGACCAGAACCCGGTCGCCCTTGACGCCAGCATCGGCGCAGTGAGCTATCCCGAACACGGCAACACGCCGGAGACGCTGCTGCGGCGTGCCCACCTTGCTCTCGCCGAGGCCAGTGCCAGTGGCGGCGGCATGCGCTTTTTCAGCAGCGAGATGGATGCTCAGGCACGCCGGCGCAATGAGCTGGAAAGCCTGCTGCGTGTAGCCGTGAACGAGCAGGCGCACTCGCAACTGCATCTGGTGTATCAGCCGCAGGTCAGTCTGGCGGATGGCGAGATTCGCAGCGCAGAAACGCTGCTGCGCTGGCGCAGTCCGGTGCGCGGTGCCGTCGGTCCGGCAGAATTCATCCCCATTGCGGAGACCTCCGGGCTGATTCTGCCGTTGGGCGAATGGGTGATACAGACCGCGTGCCGGGAAGCGAGCCGACTGCTGCGGCGCTGCGGCCATTTGCCGCGCATCTCCGTGAACGTGTCGGCGCAGCAGTTTGCCCGGCAGGACGTCGTGGGCATGGTCGAGCGCGCATTGCTCGCGCACGCGCTGGAACCCCGGCATCTGGAAATCGAAATCACGGAAACGGTGCTGCTGGGTGACTCCAGCGCCGCCGTCGGCACCCTGCGGGCTTTGCACGACATGGGCGTGGAGATTGCCGTCGACGATTTCGGCACGGGCTACGCAAGCCTCGCCTACCTCACACGCTTTCCCATCGACCGGCTGAAGATCGACCAGACCTTCGTGCGCGACATGCTCGTGCATCCGCCCAGCCTTGCCATCGTGAACGCGGTCATTGCCATGGCGCACTCGCTCGGACTGCGCGTGACGGCCGAAGGCGTCGAAACACAGGCGCAGGCACAACGGTTGAAAGAACTGGGCTGCGACGAGGGCCAAGGATACTGGTTTGCACGGCCCATCGACATGCATGGGCTGTATCACATCGTGGCACCGCTAGGCAGCGGGGCACGCCGCTGA
- a CDS encoding cupin domain-containing protein — MFNVSKLSRTARVPRSPRTTHVAPLMAHRTTGVLAALGIAAAGLAMTPPAQRALPGWLDTFCTLTASATTAMMASASAGNDAAARPATKLTPLSCEPLANAPGKSVTTAIVEFPPLAFSPPHRHPGAVTAVVIEGTIRSQLNAEVPVTYHANQTWFEPPGTLHTMSENPDPVHSARLLAFFVTNENCGPLTIYEPAAQPS, encoded by the coding sequence ATGTTCAACGTTTCGAAACTCTCGCGTACAGCGCGCGTGCCCCGCTCGCCACGCACTACCCACGTGGCGCCGCTGATGGCACACCGCACCACCGGTGTCCTCGCGGCGTTGGGTATCGCTGCCGCCGGTCTGGCCATGACACCCCCCGCGCAACGCGCGCTCCCGGGCTGGCTCGACACGTTCTGCACGCTGACGGCGAGCGCCACGACGGCCATGATGGCAAGCGCATCGGCAGGCAATGATGCGGCTGCTCGTCCCGCCACCAAGCTCACGCCACTGTCGTGTGAGCCCTTGGCCAACGCCCCCGGCAAATCGGTCACGACGGCGATCGTGGAATTTCCGCCGCTCGCCTTCTCGCCGCCCCATCGTCATCCGGGCGCCGTGACTGCCGTCGTGATCGAAGGCACGATCCGGTCGCAACTCAATGCCGAGGTGCCCGTCACCTATCACGCGAATCAAACGTGGTTCGAGCCGCCGGGCACCCTGCACACGATGTCCGAAAACCCCGACCCGGTGCACTCGGCGCGTTTGCTCGCGTTCTTCGTGACGAACGAGAACTGCGGCCCGCTGACCATCTACGAACCGGCTGCCCAGCCTTCGTGA
- a CDS encoding multidrug effflux MFS transporter, with product MTLPTRREMALPIALLMFPQIAETIYSPALVDIGEAFGVGPAAAASTLSVYFFAFAIGVVVWGRMCDVIGRRPTMLFGLAIYAVACVAALFVDTFGALLAARVTSAFGAAVGSVVTQTILRDRYQGPALGQVFSMVGMALAVSPAIGMFSGAVLAGWHGYAGVFGGLAVLAVALLGWSVMRLPETRPPQVTKVPLFATLWVMLRDFDIWCSAALVALFNTCLFSYYSLAPFMFERLGVSTTLFGYSGLALALGSGIGASLNKRLLARDVAPQRIVMTASVLATISGAAILLLSDTLWFLVPVMLLVVAFGLAIPNILSSALARYRDRLGTGGAVLGLYYYLLIGAGLTLSGMAQTLGGTYFLCGLAAVVLCATRALKTPRECGVGG from the coding sequence ATGACTTTGCCTACCCGGCGCGAGATGGCGTTGCCCATCGCGCTCCTAATGTTTCCGCAGATCGCCGAGACGATCTACAGCCCAGCCCTCGTCGATATCGGCGAGGCATTTGGCGTGGGGCCGGCCGCCGCGGCCAGCACGCTCTCGGTCTACTTTTTTGCGTTTGCCATCGGCGTGGTCGTCTGGGGGCGCATGTGTGATGTGATCGGCCGTCGTCCGACCATGCTGTTCGGCCTCGCGATCTATGCGGTGGCGTGCGTCGCGGCGCTGTTCGTCGATACCTTCGGTGCTTTGCTCGCCGCTCGCGTGACGTCGGCCTTCGGGGCGGCGGTCGGATCGGTGGTGACACAAACGATCTTGCGCGATCGGTATCAGGGGCCTGCGTTGGGGCAGGTGTTTTCGATGGTCGGCATGGCGCTCGCCGTGAGCCCGGCTATCGGCATGTTCTCGGGGGCGGTGCTCGCGGGCTGGCACGGTTACGCCGGGGTGTTCGGCGGGCTGGCGGTGCTGGCGGTCGCGCTGCTCGGCTGGAGTGTGATGCGTTTGCCGGAGACGCGTCCGCCGCAGGTCACGAAGGTGCCGTTGTTCGCGACGTTGTGGGTGATGCTGCGCGACTTCGATATCTGGTGCTCGGCGGCGCTCGTCGCGCTATTCAACACCTGCCTCTTTTCGTACTACAGCCTTGCGCCGTTCATGTTCGAGCGGCTTGGCGTCAGCACGACGCTGTTCGGCTACTCGGGGCTGGCGCTCGCCCTTGGCTCCGGCATCGGCGCGAGTCTCAACAAGCGATTGCTGGCACGCGACGTCGCGCCGCAACGCATTGTGATGACGGCCAGCGTGCTGGCGACGATCAGCGGCGCCGCCATTCTGCTGCTCTCGGACACCTTGTGGTTCCTCGTACCGGTCATGCTGCTGGTTGTGGCGTTCGGGCTGGCGATTCCCAACATTCTGAGCAGCGCACTGGCGCGTTATCGTGACCGGCTCGGCACCGGCGGTGCAGTACTCGGACTGTATTACTACCTGCTGATCGGCGCGGGGCTCACGCTCTCGGGCATGGCGCAGACGCTCGGCGGCACGTACTTCTTGTGCGGTCTCGCGGCCGTAGTGTTGTGCGCCACGCGAGCGTTGAAAACACCTCGCGAATGCGGTGTCGGCGGCTGA
- a CDS encoding AraC family transcriptional regulator produces the protein MAWLDPQAAFDPDTLSRNAIGIASTLGNHDSGAHRHRMGQWLFTQHGCVRITLAHQLCLLPPTRAAWIPPGVTHRAVTGTPVEYRSIFLGEPWTDTLPAQIEVIEVGALLREVFERIAFAAWDTDWSTGTASHLLALCLAETATAARQPLLLPLPTDRRLAPLFAHPEQLPPALADLERTVGASVRTIGRIFQRETGMSYQQWRQQWRLIRAVEGLSSGRTLAWVAHSLGFASESAFIAFFKGMTGKTPGQLRQEVARRDVTHGR, from the coding sequence ATGGCATGGCTTGATCCTCAGGCAGCGTTCGATCCCGACACCCTGTCGCGCAACGCGATCGGCATTGCGTCCACGCTTGGCAATCACGACTCCGGGGCGCATCGACACCGCATGGGGCAGTGGCTGTTCACGCAGCACGGCTGCGTTCGCATCACGCTCGCGCATCAGTTGTGTCTGCTGCCGCCCACGCGCGCCGCATGGATTCCCCCCGGGGTAACGCATCGCGCAGTGACCGGCACGCCGGTGGAATACCGTTCGATCTTTCTCGGCGAGCCGTGGACCGACACGCTGCCCGCGCAAATCGAAGTCATCGAGGTCGGCGCGCTGCTGCGCGAAGTGTTCGAGCGCATCGCCTTCGCCGCGTGGGACACCGACTGGTCGACGGGCACCGCCAGCCATTTGTTGGCCTTGTGTCTGGCCGAGACCGCCACCGCGGCACGCCAACCGTTGCTGTTACCGCTGCCGACCGACCGGCGACTCGCCCCATTGTTTGCGCATCCGGAACAACTACCGCCCGCCCTCGCCGATCTGGAGCGCACCGTCGGCGCCAGCGTCAGGACCATCGGGCGGATCTTCCAGCGCGAAACCGGCATGAGCTATCAGCAGTGGCGTCAGCAATGGCGGCTGATTCGTGCCGTAGAGGGGTTATCGAGCGGCAGAACGCTTGCGTGGGTCGCGCACTCGCTCGGTTTCGCCAGCGAAAGCGCGTTCATCGCTTTCTTCAAAGGAATGACCGGCAAGACACCGGGTCAGTTGCGTCAGGAAGTTGCCCGACGAGACGTCACACACGGGCGCTAA
- a CDS encoding S-(hydroxymethyl)glutathione dehydrogenase/class III alcohol dehydrogenase has protein sequence MKTKAAIAWEAGKPLTIEEVDLEGPRAGEVLIEVKATGICHTDYYTLSGADPEGIFPAILGHEGAGVVVDVGPGVTTLKKDDHVIPLYTPECRQCKFCLSRKTNLCQAIRSTQGRGLMPDATSRFSLDGKPIFHYMGTSTFSNYIVVPEIAVAKVRSDAPFDKVCYIGCGVTTGVGAVVYSAKVEAGANVVVFGLGGIGLNVIQGAKMVGADKIIGVDINPGRVELAKKFGMTHFINPNDVENVVDTIVQLTDGGADYSFECIGNVTTMRQALECCHKGWGQSFIIGVAAAGQEISTRPFQLVTGREWKGSAFGGARGRTDVPKIVDWYMEGKINIDDLITHTLRLDQINEGFDLMKRGESIRSVVLY, from the coding sequence ATGAAAACCAAAGCCGCCATTGCCTGGGAAGCCGGCAAGCCCCTGACCATCGAGGAAGTTGATCTGGAAGGGCCGCGCGCTGGCGAGGTGCTGATCGAGGTCAAGGCCACCGGCATCTGCCATACGGACTACTACACGCTTTCGGGCGCTGACCCGGAAGGTATCTTCCCCGCGATTCTCGGCCATGAAGGCGCGGGCGTCGTGGTCGACGTCGGCCCCGGCGTGACCACGCTCAAGAAAGACGATCACGTCATTCCGCTGTACACGCCCGAGTGCCGTCAGTGCAAGTTCTGCCTGTCGCGCAAGACCAACCTGTGTCAGGCGATCCGCAGCACGCAAGGGCGCGGCCTGATGCCGGACGCCACGTCGCGCTTCTCGCTCGACGGCAAGCCCATCTTCCACTACATGGGCACCTCCACGTTCTCGAACTACATCGTCGTGCCCGAAATCGCCGTGGCGAAAGTGCGCTCCGACGCGCCGTTCGACAAGGTCTGCTACATCGGCTGCGGCGTGACCACCGGCGTGGGTGCCGTGGTGTACTCGGCGAAAGTCGAAGCGGGCGCAAACGTCGTGGTGTTCGGTCTCGGTGGCATCGGCCTGAACGTCATTCAGGGTGCCAAGATGGTGGGCGCCGACAAGATCATCGGCGTCGACATCAACCCGGGCCGCGTGGAACTCGCGAAGAAGTTCGGCATGACGCACTTCATCAACCCGAACGACGTCGAAAACGTGGTCGACACCATCGTGCAACTGACCGACGGCGGCGCCGACTACTCGTTCGAGTGCATCGGCAACGTCACGACCATGCGTCAGGCGCTCGAATGCTGCCACAAGGGCTGGGGCCAGTCGTTCATCATCGGTGTGGCAGCGGCCGGACAGGAAATCAGCACGCGTCCGTTCCAACTGGTGACGGGCCGCGAGTGGAAGGGCTCGGCCTTCGGCGGCGCGCGCGGCCGTACCGACGTGCCGAAGATCGTCGACTGGTACATGGAAGGCAAGATCAACATCGACGATCTCATCACGCACACGCTGCGCCTTGACCAGATCAACGAAGGCTTCGATCTGATGAAGCGCGGCGAGTCGATCCGCTCGGTCGTGCTGTACTGA
- a CDS encoding inorganic phosphate transporter — MLVAGLVFTTYSLVRDVGRTGEHSMALLPFALLVIALVIALGFEFVNGFHDTANAVATVIYTNSLPPSIAVMWSGLFNFLGVLLSSGAVAFSIVSLLPVELILQVGSSAGFAMVFALLIAAIVWNLATWWLGLPASSSHTLIGSIVGVGLANALMRGRDVTSGAGGIDWGQVTTVGYSLLLSPIIGFGCAAALFVALKFCVRNPALYESPKPRTPPPWWIRGLLILTCTGVSFAHGSNDGQKGMGLIMLILVGTVPMAYALNHAMPDAQVAQFVATAQTAQRSLAAHPPLPAGVAIASTATAPPRDVLTAFVRTETLTAAVVPALSVLTGDIAQEVASHGSFARMPATSVTNVRNDMYLAAESIRLLERRRDTAIAPDTARALHAFRAQLDEATKYIPFWVKVAVAIALGLGTMVGWRRIVVTVGERIGKKHLTYAQGASAELVAMATIGAADLYGLPVSTTHVLSSGVAGTMTINGSGLQWDTIRNLLLAWALTLPAAIVLAGGLYWAFRQVF; from the coding sequence ATGCTCGTCGCGGGTCTCGTCTTCACCACCTACAGTCTGGTTCGCGATGTTGGCCGCACGGGCGAGCATTCGATGGCGCTGCTGCCGTTTGCGCTGCTGGTCATCGCGCTCGTGATCGCTCTCGGCTTCGAGTTCGTCAACGGCTTTCACGACACGGCCAACGCGGTCGCTACCGTCATCTACACCAACTCGCTGCCACCCAGCATCGCGGTGATGTGGTCGGGCCTGTTCAACTTTCTCGGTGTGTTGCTCTCCAGCGGCGCGGTCGCGTTCAGCATCGTCTCGTTGCTACCGGTCGAATTGATTCTGCAAGTGGGTTCGTCGGCGGGCTTCGCCATGGTCTTCGCGCTGCTCATCGCTGCGATCGTCTGGAATCTGGCGACGTGGTGGCTGGGCCTGCCCGCCTCGTCGTCGCACACGCTGATTGGCTCGATCGTCGGTGTCGGCCTTGCCAATGCACTCATGCGCGGACGCGATGTGACTAGCGGCGCGGGCGGCATCGACTGGGGACAGGTCACCACCGTCGGATACTCGCTGCTGCTCTCGCCGATCATTGGTTTCGGCTGCGCTGCGGCGCTCTTTGTCGCCCTGAAGTTTTGCGTGCGCAACCCGGCGCTGTATGAATCGCCGAAACCGCGCACGCCGCCGCCGTGGTGGATTCGCGGCTTGCTGATCCTCACCTGCACCGGCGTTTCGTTCGCGCACGGGTCCAACGACGGCCAGAAGGGCATGGGGCTCATCATGCTGATTCTGGTCGGCACCGTGCCCATGGCCTACGCGCTCAACCACGCCATGCCCGACGCGCAGGTTGCTCAGTTCGTCGCCACGGCGCAGACCGCGCAGCGCTCTCTGGCCGCCCATCCGCCGCTGCCTGCCGGTGTCGCTATCGCGAGCACCGCAACCGCGCCGCCCCGCGACGTGCTCACCGCCTTCGTGCGCACCGAGACCCTCACGGCCGCCGTGGTGCCTGCGTTGTCGGTCCTCACCGGCGACATTGCGCAGGAAGTCGCCAGCCACGGCTCGTTTGCCCGCATGCCCGCCACCTCAGTAACCAATGTGCGCAACGACATGTACCTCGCCGCCGAATCGATTCGGCTATTGGAACGGCGGCGCGACACGGCAATTGCCCCCGACACGGCGCGCGCACTGCACGCGTTCCGGGCGCAACTCGACGAGGCAACGAAATACATCCCCTTCTGGGTGAAAGTAGCCGTGGCAATCGCGTTGGGGCTGGGCACGATGGTCGGCTGGCGACGCATTGTCGTGACCGTAGGCGAGCGCATCGGCAAGAAGCACCTGACCTACGCGCAAGGCGCATCGGCCGAGTTGGTGGCGATGGCGACCATCGGCGCGGCCGATCTCTACGGGCTGCCCGTGTCGACCACCCATGTGTTGTCGTCGGGCGTGGCCGGCACCATGACCATCAACGGGTCGGGGTTGCAGTGGGACACCATCCGGAATTTGTTACTGGCGTGGGCCCTGACCCTGCCCGCCGCGATCGTGCTCGCCGGCGGGCTCTACTGGGCGTTCCGGCAGGTATTCTGA
- a CDS encoding SH3 domain-containing protein, with product MNKSFLPLVITGAATVVTLAALPGVASAQASQAVINSPANVRAGPASDYPVVSQAGPGMPVTVYGCLSDYTWCDIGLPGSRGWIYAALLSYPYQGSPVPVLNYGTMIGLPIVTFSIGAYWGNYYRGRPWYNDQRYWHRPPPRPRPPHWGGGPGPRPPGGHYPGPGPRPPGHGAGPGPRPPGHGAGPGPRPPGHGAGPGPGRPPGHGAGPGPRPPGGGGGHGPRPPGGGGGGHGGGNGGGHGGGGGGHGGGGGGRPGGDR from the coding sequence ATGAACAAAAGCTTCTTGCCGCTCGTCATCACGGGCGCCGCGACGGTTGTCACACTCGCGGCATTGCCCGGTGTGGCGTCGGCGCAAGCGAGTCAGGCCGTCATCAATTCCCCGGCCAACGTGCGGGCCGGCCCGGCGAGCGACTATCCGGTCGTCTCGCAGGCGGGGCCGGGCATGCCGGTGACGGTGTACGGCTGTTTGTCCGATTACACGTGGTGCGACATCGGCCTGCCGGGCTCGCGCGGCTGGATCTACGCGGCGCTGCTGAGCTATCCGTATCAGGGCAGTCCGGTGCCCGTGCTGAACTACGGCACGATGATCGGTCTGCCGATCGTGACGTTCTCCATCGGCGCGTACTGGGGCAACTATTACCGTGGCCGCCCCTGGTACAACGATCAGCGCTACTGGCACCGCCCGCCGCCCCGTCCACGCCCGCCGCATTGGGGCGGCGGCCCGGGACCGCGTCCGCCGGGCGGCCATTACCCGGGTCCGGGCCCGCGCCCGCCCGGCCATGGCGCAGGTCCCGGACCCCGCCCACCGGGACACGGTGCAGGTCCCGGCCCACGCCCGCCCGGTCACGGTGCCGGCCCGGGTCCGGGTCGTCCTCCCGGGCACGGGGCGGGCCCCGGCCCGCGGCCTCCCGGCGGCGGTGGTGGACACGGTCCGCGCCCGCCCGGCGGCGGCGGTGGAGGCCACGGCGGTGGTAATGGGGGCGGCCATGGCGGCGGTGGCGGCGGCCACGGTGGTGGCGGCGGTGGGCGTCCGGGCGGTGATCGCTGA